The proteins below come from a single Dasypus novemcinctus isolate mDasNov1 chromosome 22, mDasNov1.1.hap2, whole genome shotgun sequence genomic window:
- the LOC131275177 gene encoding olfactory receptor 14A16-like produces MNNISMETEFLLLGFPGPRDLQLLQASVFTVMYLSALMGNGLIITITSLDACLHTPMYFFLRNLSLFDLCLISGVVPKTVINSLTHNNSISFLDCATQVFLVVLSAAADLFLLTAMSIDRYAAICHPLHYDVIMNRGTCLRMAAMSWFSSGFISLLHTVNTFSLSYCGLNEIQQFFCDIPQLLALSCSEHITTEIVTIFINAALDLCCFICIITSYIYIFSTIRKIPSTQGQSKAYSTCLPHLTVVALFFSTAFIAYLKPIFGSTSYTDLVLSAFYILLPPSLNPIIYSLRNKAMKTGLEKLIIRKLWKTENILIFQE; encoded by the coding sequence ATGAACAATATCTCTATGGAGACAGAGTTTCTTCTTTTAGGTTTTCCTGGACCACGGGACCTTCAATTATTGCAAGCTTCAGTTTTTACAGTAATGTACCTCTCAGCCCTGATGGGGAATGGACTCATCATCACCATAACCTCCTTGGACGCCtgcctccacacacccatgtacttcttcttAAGGAATCTGTCCCTGTTCGATCTTTGCCTCATATCTGGAGTTGTGCCAAAAACTGTTATCAACTCCTTGACCCACAACAATTCCATCTCATTCCTTGACTGTGCCACCCAGGTTTTCCTGGTGGTTTTATCAGCAGCTGCAGATCTGTTCCTCCTCACAGCCATGTCCATTGACCGCTACGCTGCCATTTGCCATCCCCTGCACTATGACGTCATCATGAACAGGGGCACGTGCCTGCGGATGGCAGCCATGTCTTGGTTCAGCAGTGGCTTTATTTCCCTTTTACACACAGTGAACACCTTTTCTTTATCTTACTGTGGTCTTAATGAAATTCAACAATTTTTCTGTGATATTCCCCAGTTGTTAGCTCTTTCTTGTTCAGAACATATAACCACAGAAATTGTGACCATTTTCATTAATGCAGCACTTGATCTATGCTGCTTTATCTGCATTATAACTTCATACATCTACATCTTCTCCACTATCAGAAAGATTCCCTCCACACAAGGACAGTCAAAAGCCTATTCCACTTGCCTGCCACACTTGACTGTTGTTGCTCTTTTCTTCTCAACTGCCTTTATTGCTTACCTGAAACCCATTTTTGGGTCCACCTCATACACTGATCTCGTTCTATCTGCTTTCTATATTTTGTTGCCCCCTTCCCTTAATCCCATCATATACAGCCTTAGAAACAAGGCCATGAAGACAGGTTTGGAGAAGTTGATCATTAGAAAGCTGTGGAAAACAGAGAATATTCTGATATTTCAAGAATAG